Proteins encoded in a region of the Ignavibacteriales bacterium genome:
- a CDS encoding metallophosphoesterase: MKQSLVQKYNLHNKLTYLLILSAATLIIFYSTNKSIQGNYISAEAKSIGGTNQSDSLIINRILLIGDAGDPSLTNQEPVLLAMQKQATQLQAKSFIITLGDNIYPYGMPGIEDGERLIAEDKFKRQLDLIINSKVNAVFLPGNHDWAQGTEEGWKSIKNEQEFINSKYFPQIRFLPENGCPGPSVIEVGDKIKIIALDSQWWLHSGTKPSVACDCSSENEVVKTLDSLLTAYTSDIVVIAAHHPLASYGPHGGYFSWKDHVFPLLNLNSNLWIPLPVIGSIYPLTRMMGISNQDMSNSEYQNYISRIEDVLKNHKNIIYASGHEHSLQILNGINKSIYLVSGFGTSSHHTELAKGERTLFAASQPGFMQIDLYKDGKVQISVFEVDEKSNPVKAFSFCPFM, translated from the coding sequence ATGAAGCAATCATTAGTTCAAAAATATAATCTGCATAATAAACTGACATACCTTTTAATTCTGTCAGCCGCCACACTCATAATTTTTTATTCCACAAATAAATCCATCCAGGGTAATTACATTAGTGCTGAAGCGAAATCAATTGGCGGAACAAATCAAAGTGATAGTCTCATTATTAACCGGATATTATTAATAGGTGATGCTGGTGATCCTTCTCTGACCAACCAAGAACCTGTACTGTTAGCAATGCAGAAACAAGCAACTCAACTGCAAGCAAAATCCTTTATAATAACATTAGGCGATAATATTTATCCATACGGTATGCCCGGTATTGAGGATGGTGAAAGACTAATCGCCGAGGATAAATTTAAACGTCAGCTCGATTTAATTATCAATAGCAAAGTGAACGCTGTGTTTCTTCCCGGTAATCATGATTGGGCGCAAGGCACCGAAGAAGGCTGGAAAAGTATAAAAAATGAGCAGGAATTTATAAACTCAAAATATTTTCCACAGATTAGATTTTTACCTGAGAATGGTTGCCCGGGTCCATCAGTAATTGAAGTTGGTGATAAAATTAAAATAATTGCTCTTGATTCACAGTGGTGGCTTCATTCCGGAACAAAACCATCCGTTGCTTGTGATTGCAGCTCGGAAAATGAAGTCGTAAAAACTTTAGATTCGCTGTTGACTGCTTACACCAGTGATATTGTGGTCATCGCTGCTCATCATCCTTTGGCAAGTTATGGACCGCATGGGGGATATTTTAGCTGGAAAGATCATGTATTTCCTTTGTTAAATCTCAATTCTAATCTTTGGATACCCCTGCCTGTAATAGGTTCAATTTATCCATTAACAAGAATGATGGGAATTTCTAATCAGGATATGTCTAATTCTGAGTATCAAAATTACATATCCCGTATAGAAGATGTATTAAAGAATCATAAAAATATTATTTATGCCTCCGGGCATGAACATTCGCTTCAAATACTAAATGGAATTAATAAGTCAATTTATCTCGTAAGCGGATTTGGAACTTCTTCGCATCACACTGAATTGGCAAAAGGAGAACGAACATTGTTTGCAGCATCGCAGCCGGGCTTTATGCAAATTGATCTCTACAAAGACGGCAAAGTTCAAATTTCTGTGTTTGAGGTTGATGAAAAGTCCAACCCGGTTAAAGCCTTTTCATTTTGTCCATTTATGTAA